One window of Helicobacter sp. MIT 99-5507 genomic DNA carries:
- a CDS encoding DNA polymerase III subunit delta' encodes MRLMMVMESRIGEIILTNDIAFEIENTKLDYPNNRIFFESNFKIDSARDVIDESYISSNMLKCIVIAGDSFTPQAQNTLLKVLEEPPTNIKFILITKSKNSILPTILSRMIVFNRKIMIQREDFDIDLNTLTLESIRDYIKDLSYSKEETRSKIESLLFSLQKTNIKLNRNELDCFSDAISQCDSGINAKYIFLVLLLMILENKRKANKWQKFID; translated from the coding sequence ATGAGATTGATGATGGTTATGGAATCTAGAATAGGTGAGATTATCCTAACAAATGATATTGCTTTTGAGATTGAAAATACAAAGCTAGATTATCCAAACAATAGAATCTTTTTTGAGAGTAATTTTAAGATTGATAGTGCAAGAGATGTTATTGATGAAAGCTATATTTCATCAAATATGCTTAAGTGCATAGTGATTGCTGGTGATAGTTTTACTCCTCAAGCACAAAATACACTTTTAAAAGTTTTAGAAGAGCCACCAACTAATATAAAATTCATACTCATTACAAAATCTAAAAATAGTATTTTGCCTACGATTTTATCTCGTATGATTGTATTTAATAGAAAGATTATGATACAAAGAGAAGATTTTGATATCGATTTAAATACGCTTACTTTGGAATCTATTAGGGATTATATAAAGGATTTATCCTATTCAAAAGAAGAAACAAGAAGCAAGATAGAAAGTCTTTTATTTAGCCTGCAAAAGACAAATATCAAATTAAATAGAAATGAGTTAGATTGTTTTAGCGATGCAATAAGTCAATGTGATAGTGGTATAAATGCTAAATATATATTTTTGGTGCTTTTGCTTATGATTTTAGAAAATAAAAGGAAAGCTAATAAATGGCAGAAATTTATAGATTAG
- a CDS encoding HobA family DNA replication regulator, translated as MNSDLNFAHWTLELARKDGISMGWFEERRFEWCQIASRFTKDIIEGSAIIICSDLQKKWFCEYAIQTINANTARPLIPIVSLESMLPNDTTFDLMLVEDMLNVAFNNKYIIWYIGYANNKLVEFAKNHQSNFIWAFDGNLQTAFNLKSDDINSDIQLLQLFKILNKTIDAMMFDEIDDGYGI; from the coding sequence ATGAATAGTGATTTAAATTTTGCACATTGGACTCTAGAATTAGCACGCAAAGATGGTATTTCTATGGGTTGGTTTGAAGAAAGGCGATTTGAGTGGTGTCAAATTGCATCTAGATTTACAAAAGATATTATAGAAGGTAGTGCTATTATTATATGCTCTGATTTGCAAAAAAAATGGTTTTGTGAATATGCTATACAAACTATAAATGCTAATACCGCTAGACCACTAATTCCAATTGTCAGTCTAGAATCCATGCTTCCAAATGATACGACTTTTGATTTGATGCTTGTTGAAGATATGTTAAATGTTGCATTTAATAATAAATATATTATTTGGTATATTGGGTATGCAAATAATAAATTAGTAGAGTTTGCTAAAAATCACCAAAGTAACTTTATATGGGCATTTGATGGAAACTTGCAAACTGCATTTAATCTAAAATCAGATGATATCAATTCAGATATTCAATTATTACAGCTATTTAAGATTCTAAATAAAACAATTGATGCAATGATGTTTGATGAGATTGATGATGGTTATGGAATCTAG
- a CDS encoding aspartate kinase, with amino-acid sequence MLIVQKYGGTSVGDCAKIANVANRVASVKKEGHDVVVVVSAMSGETDKLIGYTKYFNDIPNAKEVDRIVSTGEIVTSSLLSIALQNLGFKAVGLSGSDAGVITDCVHTKAKIQEVNHQNIDKYLKKGYIVVVAGFQGISTDGDITTLGRGGSDLSAVAIAGALNADLCEIYTDVDGVFTTDPRIESKAKKIDKISYDEMLELASLGAKVLLNRSVEMAKKLNVKIITRNSFNNNDGTLITNEEEIMEKPIISGIALDKNQARISMVNVDDKPGIAANLFTSLANSNINVDMIVQTIGRDGKTDIDFTIPKTDLAIAKTILSDFEQSSQSIEFDEDIAKVSIVGLGMKSHSGVASKTFGTMAKENINIMMISTSDIKISMIIDLKYAELAVRALHCAYELDK; translated from the coding sequence ATGCTGATAGTGCAAAAATATGGTGGAACTAGCGTAGGCGATTGTGCCAAGATAGCAAATGTGGCAAATCGTGTTGCTAGTGTGAAAAAAGAAGGACATGATGTAGTTGTAGTAGTTTCTGCTATGAGTGGAGAAACTGATAAATTGATAGGATATACAAAATATTTCAATGATATTCCAAATGCAAAAGAAGTAGATAGGATTGTAAGCACAGGAGAGATTGTAACAAGCTCGCTTCTTTCAATTGCTTTGCAGAATCTTGGATTTAAAGCAGTTGGGTTAAGTGGTAGTGATGCAGGTGTGATTACTGATTGTGTTCATACAAAAGCAAAGATACAAGAAGTAAATCATCAAAATATTGATAAATATCTAAAAAAGGGCTACATAGTCGTTGTAGCAGGATTCCAAGGAATAAGCACAGATGGTGATATTACGACTTTGGGTCGAGGGGGTAGCGATTTATCTGCTGTTGCAATAGCTGGTGCACTAAATGCTGATTTATGCGAGATTTACACTGATGTTGATGGGGTTTTTACAACAGATCCACGAATTGAGAGTAAAGCAAAGAAAATTGATAAAATTAGCTATGATGAGATGTTAGAGCTTGCTAGTCTTGGTGCAAAAGTGCTTTTAAATAGATCTGTTGAGATGGCTAAAAAACTAAATGTTAAAATCATTACAAGAAATTCATTTAATAATAATGATGGAACTTTGATTACAAATGAGGAGGAAATTATGGAGAAGCCTATAATATCAGGTATAGCACTTGATAAAAATCAGGCAAGAATTAGTATGGTAAATGTAGATGATAAGCCTGGAATCGCAGCTAATCTTTTTACTTCACTTGCAAATTCAAATATTAATGTTGATATGATAGTCCAAACAATAGGACGCGATGGCAAAACAGATATTGACTTTACTATTCCAAAAACAGATTTAGCTATTGCAAAGACGATTTTAAGTGATTTTGAACAATCAAGCCAAAGCATAGAATTTGATGAAGATATTGCAAAAGTTTCTATCGTAGGACTTGGAATGAAAAGTCATTCTGGCGTGGCAAGTAAAACATTTGGCACAATGGCAAAAGAAAATATCAATATTATGATGATTAGCACAAGCGATATAAAAATATCTATGATTATAGATTTAAAATACGCAGAACTTGCAGTTAGAGCATTGCATTGTGCTTATGAATTAGACAAATGA
- a CDS encoding RNA pyrophosphohydrolase, producing MQDLEQYRPNVAAIILSVKYPEICEFFIAKRNDIKHSRNIWQFPQGGIDNGETPVCALYRELREEIGTDDIDVISEYPDWLTYDFPAGVISKKMYPFKGQRQKYFLVKLRATSNINLDTPIPEFVKYKFVDYDRIFSNTIYFKRPIYKKVLEYFKKEGYI from the coding sequence ATGCAAGATTTAGAACAATATCGTCCAAATGTCGCAGCTATAATACTATCAGTAAAATATCCAGAAATTTGTGAATTTTTTATTGCAAAACGAAATGATATAAAACATTCGCGTAATATTTGGCAATTTCCACAAGGTGGAATCGATAATGGAGAGACTCCAGTATGTGCCCTTTATAGGGAGCTAAGAGAAGAGATTGGCACAGATGATATAGATGTGATTTCTGAATATCCAGATTGGCTTACATATGATTTTCCAGCTGGAGTGATAAGTAAGAAAATGTATCCATTTAAGGGACAAAGGCAAAAATATTTTTTAGTAAAATTAAGAGCAACATCAAATATCAATCTTGATACACCGATTCCAGAATTTGTAAAATATAAATTTGTAGATTATGATAGGATTTTTAGTAATACTATTTATTTTAAAAGACCAATTTATAAAAAAGTGCTTGAATATTTTAAGAAAGAAGGTTATATCTAA
- the hemW gene encoding radical SAM family heme chaperone HemW — protein sequence MKIGEEILLLYIHIPFCESKCGYCAFNSFTNLIDFKKQYLDSLKIDLESSLNNINNLDSIFFGGGTPNVLNPKDYEEVFKILKPYIGDDTEITMELNPNRDIHALNDFKSLGINRFSIGVQSFREDKLRLLERNHNPKTAYEFIKHAILCNIFVSIDLIYDTKLDTKQSLESELKMANDLGVGHISCYALSIDKDSRFYKMNKNPTLQNSLCYEIKEILDNFSFYQYEVSNYAKNHKSKHNLAYWQGKEYMGVGLGAVGRIKNNRIYKQNDFKKYIENPLKCSVESLNDDNLRLESIFLGLRSEVGVDIENINTKKLEILLQEKKCIKKDNRIYATNYFISDELALWLT from the coding sequence TTGAAAATAGGAGAGGAAATATTGCTACTTTATATTCATATTCCATTTTGTGAATCTAAATGCGGATATTGTGCTTTTAATTCTTTTACAAATTTAATTGATTTTAAAAAGCAATATTTAGATTCACTAAAAATTGACTTAGAATCTTCTTTAAATAATATAAATAACTTAGATTCTATATTTTTTGGTGGTGGCACGCCAAATGTGCTAAATCCAAAGGATTATGAAGAAGTTTTTAAGATTTTAAAACCATATATAGGTGATGATACAGAAATCACAATGGAATTAAACCCAAATAGGGACATTCATGCGCTAAATGATTTTAAAAGCTTAGGTATAAATAGATTTAGCATAGGCGTGCAGAGCTTTAGAGAAGATAAGTTAAGATTATTAGAGAGAAATCATAATCCAAAAACAGCATACGAATTTATCAAACATGCAATTTTGTGCAATATTTTTGTAAGTATTGATTTGATATATGATACAAAACTAGATACAAAACAATCCCTAGAATCTGAGCTAAAAATGGCAAATGATTTGGGTGTAGGACATATTTCTTGTTATGCTTTAAGTATCGATAAAGATTCTAGATTCTACAAAATGAATAAAAATCCAACACTACAAAACTCGCTATGTTATGAAATAAAAGAAATATTAGATAATTTTTCATTCTATCAATATGAAGTATCAAATTATGCAAAAAATCACAAAAGCAAACACAATCTTGCCTATTGGCAAGGTAAAGAATACATGGGCGTTGGGCTTGGTGCAGTTGGTAGAATAAAAAATAATAGAATCTACAAACAAAATGATTTTAAAAAATATATAGAAAATCCACTAAAATGTAGTGTAGAATCTCTAAATGATGACAATTTGAGACTTGAGAGTATTTTTCTAGGGCTTAGAAGTGAAGTAGGTGTGGATATAGAAAATATAAATACTAAAAAATTAGAAATTTTATTGCAAGAGAAAAAATGCATAAAAAAAGACAATAGAATCTATGCTACAAATTATTTTATAAGCGATGAATTAGCACTTTGGCTTACATAA
- the ybeY gene encoding rRNA maturation RNase YbeY, translated as MIHFLNQTNISIDSEILSFLTTIKNTITESELELVIVDKNEIRRLNKEFLNKDYETDVLSFPLDFSGINVENPPLGSIIISIDSAMQIAKKLNHSLKDEMAILFTHGLLHLLGFDHEIDNGEHRTKEREMLDNFGIKNPLIDRTFKD; from the coding sequence ATGATACATTTTTTAAATCAAACAAATATTAGTATTGATAGTGAAATTCTTAGTTTTTTAACTACGATAAAAAATACTATCACAGAAAGTGAATTAGAATTAGTAATAGTAGATAAAAATGAAATAAGAAGACTAAATAAAGAGTTTTTAAACAAAGATTATGAAACAGATGTGCTGTCTTTTCCACTTGATTTTAGTGGGATAAATGTAGAAAATCCACCACTTGGAAGTATCATAATTTCAATAGATTCTGCTATGCAAATCGCAAAAAAACTAAATCACTCACTAAAAGATGAAATGGCTATTTTATTTACACATGGGCTTTTGCATCTTTTAGGATTTGATCATGAGATAGATAATGGAGAACATAGAACAAAAGAAAGAGAGATGCTAGATAACTTTGGTATCAAAAATCCACTTATTGATAGGACATTTAAGGACTAA
- a CDS encoding DUF268 domain-containing protein, protein MRYIQADATNLENIESESIESLSALCSVEHFGLGRYGDPIDPMAWECALKAFQRVLKKDGKLYFSVPVGVINKVCFNAHRVYRPETIIQTLDKMQILEMGYIIGFDVVLCMKYKNNHLEIYNENLNNIPDIKNNGVTGLFEFIKL, encoded by the coding sequence TTGAGATATATTCAAGCTGATGCTACAAATTTAGAAAATATAGAGAGTGAAAGCATAGAATCTTTATCAGCATTATGCAGTGTCGAACACTTTGGTTTAGGACGATATGGTGATCCAATAGACCCTATGGCATGGGAGTGTGCACTAAAAGCATTTCAAAGAGTGCTAAAAAAAGATGGAAAACTCTATTTTAGTGTGCCTGTTGGGGTGATAAACAAAGTTTGTTTCAACGCACATCGAGTATATCGCCCAGAGACAATAATACAAACACTTGATAAAATGCAGATTCTAGAGATGGGATATATTATAGGCTTTGATGTAGTTCTATGTATGAAATACAAAAATAATCATCTTGAGATTTATAATGAGAATCTAAATAACATTCCAGATATAAAAAACAATGGCGTAACAGGACTTTTTGAATTTATAAAGCTCTAA
- a CDS encoding YeiH family protein, whose protein sequence is MQKIFDFIKATYFGIGFIAIIAILSFIIANTSYIKNMHISVLIIGICLGAICSFIFLRHKQHLESGINFSAKNLLRIGIVLFGFNISLSGIASLGFKGFFIALIIVSVIFSSGYFIGTRILKLDKQISMLISIGSAVCGAAAILALESVIKSQSYKNVAALASIVIFGLLGMFLFPTLINSGIIPLDDMEKGLFLGAALHEVANVVGAAGAIISPNNQAILESAIILKMIRVILLVPLLLIISFLISKDNKTGKIYIPWFAIFFLFAIIINSIIEIPIHILQIIKTTSNMFLVFAMIALGLQIDFKKIKQIGLKIFILSIVLFIFLAILSFILVVRL, encoded by the coding sequence ATGCAAAAAATATTTGATTTTATAAAAGCTACTTATTTTGGTATTGGGTTTATAGCTATAATTGCTATCTTATCATTTATTATCGCAAATACAAGCTATATCAAAAATATGCATATATCAGTGCTAATTATTGGAATCTGCCTTGGTGCAATATGCTCATTTATATTTTTAAGGCATAAGCAACATTTAGAATCTGGAATAAATTTTAGCGCAAAGAATCTTCTTAGAATAGGGATTGTGCTTTTTGGTTTTAATATCAGTTTAAGCGGAATTGCAAGTCTTGGCTTTAAAGGGTTTTTTATAGCACTTATTATTGTTAGTGTGATTTTTAGCTCTGGATATTTTATAGGAACTAGAATCTTAAAGTTAGATAAACAAATATCAATGCTAATTAGCATAGGAAGTGCTGTATGTGGTGCTGCCGCGATTTTGGCTTTAGAATCTGTGATAAAAAGTCAGTCTTATAAAAATGTAGCTGCGCTAGCTAGTATCGTAATCTTTGGGCTACTTGGAATGTTTTTGTTTCCAACACTAATAAATAGCGGGATAATCCCACTTGATGATATGGAAAAGGGATTGTTTTTGGGTGCGGCACTGCATGAAGTAGCAAATGTAGTAGGTGCAGCTGGAGCAATAATAAGCCCAAATAATCAAGCCATACTAGAGAGTGCTATTATTTTAAAAATGATTAGAGTAATATTACTTGTGCCATTATTATTAATTATTTCATTTTTAATTAGCAAAGATAACAAAACAGGCAAAATTTATATACCTTGGTTTGCAATATTTTTCTTATTTGCAATCATAATCAATTCTATTATAGAGATTCCAATACATATATTACAAATCATAAAAACTACATCAAATATGTTTTTAGTATTTGCAATGATTGCACTAGGCTTACAAATCGACTTTAAAAAAATAAAACAAATTGGTTTAAAGATATTTATTTTGTCTATTGTATTATTTATTTTTCTTGCTATACTTAGCTTTATTCTAGTAGTAAGATTATAG
- a CDS encoding co-chaperone YbbN: MESFNNAISSGFVIVDFYAPWCGDCVRIEPILKDLEKEYKIIKISIDENENLSNEYGIKRIPTLIFFKDGKEVGNRLIEPKSKIQILEEIKNIQ; this comes from the coding sequence ATGGAAAGTTTTAATAATGCAATATCAAGCGGATTTGTAATAGTAGATTTTTATGCCCCTTGGTGTGGTGATTGTGTAAGGATTGAGCCGATTTTAAAAGATTTAGAAAAAGAATATAAAATAATAAAAATTAGCATAGATGAAAATGAAAATTTATCAAATGAATATGGTATAAAAAGAATACCAACACTAATATTTTTTAAAGATGGCAAAGAAGTAGGAAATAGACTTATTGAACCAAAATCAAAAATACAAATCTTAGAGGAGATAAAAAATATACAATGA
- a CDS encoding META domain-containing protein — protein sequence MRKLLTLIIMIYIFNGCAEIPNNTKISLNNGAYKISEIKINGNKIKIAKSATFNIDNDRIYGNSGCNSYFAGFSRGSDSIMIGTAGATRMYCANEEDNQFENIYLKNLDGEFKISGDSKTIKLYNKNMEITLTR from the coding sequence ATGAGAAAGCTTTTAACACTTATTATAATGATATATATTTTTAATGGTTGTGCAGAGATTCCAAATAATACAAAAATCAGCCTAAACAATGGTGCATATAAGATTAGTGAAATAAAGATCAATGGCAATAAAATAAAGATTGCAAAAAGTGCAACATTCAATATTGATAATGATAGAATCTATGGCAATTCAGGCTGTAATAGCTATTTTGCTGGATTTAGCAGAGGTAGTGATAGCATTATGATTGGCACTGCTGGAGCAACTAGAATGTATTGTGCAAATGAAGAAGATAATCAATTTGAAAATATTTATTTGAAAAACCTAGATGGTGAATTTAAAATATCTGGTGATAGCAAAACAATAAAGCTATACAATAAAAATATGGAAATCACTCTAACTAGATAA
- a CDS encoding AtpZ/AtpI family protein: MNNEEPKYKRMLSGIAGLSLGISIVVALLLGVGVGILLQKIFNVFWVFWIGVFWGVCAAILNVYKAYKSQLREFEEFAKDPKYNHK, from the coding sequence ATGAACAATGAAGAACCAAAATATAAAAGAATGCTAAGTGGGATTGCTGGATTGTCCCTTGGAATCTCTATCGTTGTTGCATTATTGCTTGGTGTTGGTGTTGGGATATTACTACAAAAAATATTTAATGTATTTTGGGTATTTTGGATAGGTGTTTTTTGGGGTGTGTGTGCTGCTATCTTAAATGTATATAAAGCGTATAAGTCTCAATTAAGAGAATTTGAAGAGTTCGCTAAAGACCCAAAATATAATCATAAATAA
- the hemL gene encoding glutamate-1-semialdehyde 2,1-aminomutase — protein MNLLNNINDFNEAKSVIPGGVNSPVRAFKSVGGNPRIIRDSNKCYLIDEDGNKYIDFIQSWGPLILGHKDSDVINAVKDALNRGLGYGAPTVGETKIAKEIISTYDCVDKIRLVSSGTEATMSAIRLARAATNKNDIIKFDGNYHGHSDSLLVSAGSGCATFGSPSSPGVPSDFSKHTLVARYNDLDSVESCFKASGDVACIIVEPIAGNMGLVPGDREFINGLRVLCDKYDALLIFDEVMSGFRASLQGALSYYDIIPDLVTFGKVIGGGLPLAAFGGKSHIMDLLSPLGSVYQAGTLSGNPIAVAAGYATLKKIKQDLSIYNRLEKLAILLTSGMVKKANDFGFAMQSCVRGSMFGFFFCDSEVKNFDDAKKVDTKLFARFHQKMLEQGVYFAPSSFECGFVCSPMNENIINEVIERCEVVFNELANEQ, from the coding sequence ATGAATTTATTGAATAATATTAATGACTTTAATGAAGCAAAAAGTGTGATTCCAGGGGGAGTAAATTCTCCAGTTAGGGCTTTTAAATCTGTTGGTGGCAATCCAAGGATTATTCGTGATTCAAATAAATGTTATTTGATTGATGAAGATGGCAATAAATATATAGATTTTATCCAAAGTTGGGGACCATTGATTTTAGGACATAAAGATTCTGATGTTATTAATGCAGTAAAAGATGCATTAAATAGGGGTTTGGGCTATGGAGCGCCAACTGTTGGTGAGACAAAAATAGCAAAAGAGATTATCTCTACTTATGATTGCGTTGATAAGATTAGACTTGTAAGCAGTGGGACTGAAGCTACGATGAGTGCTATTAGATTAGCAAGAGCTGCTACAAATAAAAATGATATTATCAAATTTGATGGTAATTATCATGGACATAGCGATAGCTTACTTGTTAGTGCTGGAAGTGGGTGTGCGACATTTGGTTCTCCAAGCTCTCCTGGTGTTCCTAGTGATTTTAGTAAGCATACATTAGTAGCTAGGTATAATGATTTAGATTCTGTTGAATCTTGTTTTAAAGCAAGCGGTGATGTAGCTTGTATCATAGTAGAGCCTATTGCTGGAAATATGGGGCTTGTTCCTGGTGACAGAGAGTTTATTAATGGATTAAGAGTATTATGTGATAAATATGATGCATTGCTTATTTTTGATGAAGTTATGAGCGGATTTAGAGCATCTTTGCAAGGAGCATTAAGCTACTATGATATTATTCCTGATTTAGTTACATTTGGGAAAGTTATAGGTGGTGGATTACCACTCGCTGCTTTTGGTGGTAAAAGCCATATTATGGATTTGTTATCACCACTTGGGAGCGTATATCAAGCAGGCACTCTAAGCGGGAATCCTATCGCAGTTGCAGCTGGATATGCAACATTAAAAAAGATTAAACAAGATTTAAGTATCTATAATAGATTAGAAAAATTAGCCATATTGCTTACTTCTGGTATGGTAAAAAAAGCTAATGATTTTGGTTTTGCTATGCAAAGCTGCGTTCGTGGAAGTATGTTTGGATTTTTCTTTTGTGATAGTGAAGTAAAAAATTTTGATGATGCAAAAAAAGTAGATACAAAATTATTTGCAAGATTCCATCAAAAAATGTTAGAGCAAGGTGTATATTTTGCCCCTTCAAGTTTTGAGTGTGGATTTGTATGTTCTCCTATGAATGAGAATATTATAAATGAAGTTATTGAAAGATGTGAAGTTGTATTTAATGAGTTAGCAAATGAACAATGA